CCTTCGCCGGTAACGGCGAAGTGGCGGGTCTCCCGTTGCCTCCGCCGCGGCACGATCATGCCATCGTCGGATCTCCGGAGGAGAAGGGCTCGGAGGACCAATCGCCGTCGTCTGACGAGGATGTTGCTCCCGATCACGGCAATGATGAGGGCCTCGCTCATTCCGTTGCCACCGGCTTCCTCACTGATGATCTCAAGCGCAAGATCATCAGGCAGgcaagctctctctctttctctcgtctCTTCTAGTTTAAACATTTTGTGGGTTGTGTTCTTTGATATTTTCAGTGATATTAAGGCATGCTTCTTTAGCGTACGGGTTAAGATTGTGCGAGTGGAAATGACTCGACGTGCCTTCTCAAttaagcttttttttgttttttttgttttctgttgaTGAAGCACTTAGTTTGGAGTTCTTGTCCTGATGGGATGCTCTTCTATTTTGCAGGTGGAGTATTATTTCAGCGATGAAAACTTGCCCACTGATAAGTACATGACGAGTTTGATTAAGAAGAACAAACAAGGATTCGGTaagtattttcctttcatgGTTCTTATTAGGATGGGTTCAGTACAATTATCAGTGGCTTGTAGTGGCTATTGCCGATTCTTGAGtatgttccttttgttttttgtatgCTCTTCTAAGCTGTTCCACATCATTTAAGATGGGTAGCTGACTAAGACGCGGAGTGTTAGTCTATTTATTGACGGGGAAATCGGGCTCAATTAGGATATCAAGTTTCCTTTGTCTATTATACAATAGATGATAAATTCTTGATCACTAAATGACTAATTTATTGTTTTCACAACAAAATATCTTCGCATGTGAATGCTCTATAAATTGTTATAACTCTTAAGAATCGTGAAGAAACTCTCATgtaaggttccgtttgtttcgcagaaaattaacaatttgaaaaagatcttcctaaataatcatttgtatcgcttacaaaaaatgaatttatgaaaaatttttcatcatccacaaaaatgtttagatatatattgtcgttgataatgaaaatatttatcacgcactaattatttcaagtgacaagtttttgcgaaacaaacggagcctaagtttTGTCTAGATGGAATCTGTCCATGAAGACCTAAGGAAAGGAAATCAAGAATAACAGGAGAAACATGAGAGAAAGGAGGTTTCTCTTTTTGGGGTGAAGGGATATCTGTAtgtggttttttttcctttaattttttggaaGAGACTGCGGAGCAGTGAGAGCAGTTTGGTAGGGTTCTAGGAAACATTTGAGGTGGTGGGATGCGTCAGCATTGGAGTGATGGTCCATCGCACCTTCATTCTATGTGTTAATGGTACTTGTTGTTGGAAGTAACTGGAACACGCGTTAGATTCTTCTGAAATTGTTTATTTGCAACTACACTGGCTTAATCATCTTCCATTGTATTAGCCCGAACAGCCAAAATTGCTGATTTTGGTGCCACTCAAATGATAAACTTTTTTTCTGCTCTCTGTTTCGTTTTATTATTCTTGTGTATGTCGGTCACGCTTTGCCTTACTTGGTCTCATGACATTTTCAGAGTTCATGTTAACACTAACCATGGATATGTAGCACGCTTATGTGAATGGTGTATTTAcacatatattttttaaacttcTGATTTATGTTTTTCCAGTACCTATTGGATTAGTTGCttcttttaggaaaatgaaaaagctaACCCAAGATCATTCAGCTGTTACAACTGCACTGAAGGAGTCTACATTTTTGGTGAGCTCTTTTTCATTCTGTAGTTATGTAAAGCTTGTAGGTCCTGCATTGGATTGGTCCACAACAACTTCCTCTTGTACTGCAGGTTGTGAGTTCAGATGGGAAGAAGGTGAAGCGTCTTCATCCTCTTCCAAGCACAGAGGCTCTGGTATCTTGAGAACAGACCAAATTTTTCCTTCCTATCATACTGTGTTTTGTGGATTTCTTAACTCTGAATATCTGCACTCTAGTTTCGTACTGTTCTGGTGGAGAACCTGCCAGAAGATCACTCGGTGGAGAACCTTGAGAGAATTTTTGTTGAAGTTGGAAAGtatgtttcttatttttacgtTCATTGCAAGAGTTCCTTTCCTTAAAAGAAAATCCtatgtttcttatttttacgtTCATTGCAAGAGTTCCTTTCCTTAAAGGAAAATCCTGTCCACCTGCTTCACTTTTCTTCGTCTTTTTGTAACACGTGTGTGCACTTCTGACGTCTTTGGTATGTAGGGTGAAGAGTATCTCTGTCCACGATCCAAGTGCTGTAGAAGAGCCAAAAAAGCATGGCAAGTCAGAAAAACTTCATAGCACCAAGGTATTCATCTAGATGCTTTCGCTTTTCGTGTGTCTAGACTTAATGATACATGGGATTGATACTGAAGGTCTAgaatttttttgctttatttttttgtcgagTATTGATCGATGACCAAGTAGAAGCTTACTTGAATTGTTTTAGATGTGTGAAAAGACCTCAACATACTGTAAAGCACTTTCACGTGGAGAGCTCTAAGATGACTTTAAATATAACTTTTAATGTGCATTCTCGAGTTTGAAACCTTATTGATTGTATAATACTATGTCTAGGGGTTAATGAAGTTTTATTTGTTCGACACCTAGTGGAGGAAAAGTCACTACTTCTCAATAATATAGTTCCTCATACAGTAAGCTGGCTGCAACCTTTTCTAGCACCATATTATTAACGAACCTCGAATTCATATTACCTTCTAATTGTGGGACTTTTCTGCATATTGAAATAAAAGTTGAGGTTATGTACAAAAGGGCCAAATGAGAATCTGTGTTGATTTTGCTCATCCAAATGTTAATACGATAGTTATACCGATCCACCATGACAGCCAATTAAGGCTGATATGTCTCCATCGTGTCCATTAGTGCCATTGGAAGTCTAAACCAGTGTAACTAATAACATTTCTTCGCACTGCCCTCATGCTGATAGGACCCCGTTTAAAAGAACATGGACCTTTTTATGACTAGAATAAGTTTGCTTAACGTTTGGGGCTCAACCTTAAATGGATGAACATGAGCCGAGGCCTAGATGGATATCCTGGATGAACACGAAATACTTTGTTGACCTCGTGAACTCGTTGAACATGTGCCGAGGTTCAGATGGATGGCCCCATTATATTTATTGCATTTCCTGGTGAACTTCGATATGCTGCTTATTCCAAGTCCTTTTTTTCAACTACATCCAACCCCACGAGGTTAAAATAATAAGTAATCATTTGGCCTCTTAACATAGAAAACACTGCTGTGCCGCTGGTCAATGTCTTGTACGACTTTTACATGCAGGATTAGGTTTCTTCCAAAGGCACTTTCCCACATTGTGAATACCAATCATGCCAGTGTTCTGCGTGGTCTGGAAATATTCTTAGTTAGAAAGAATCAACATTAGCTTTTGGCCAGAAATCTATGGTGGATAAACTGAATAGATttcgttttctattttcttgaagaatggTCTTCGTTATGTGATTGCAGGTTCTGTTTCCTCTCATCACATGAGTGCAACCATAAGATGCATGTATTGACATTTTTATCATGTGGTTGGgaagatttttgttttgtttcctaGGAAACCTCGCaagacatttttattttcagtaTTGTCTTGCATAATTTTGATCATGATTTGCTATCTAATCATCAGCGATAAATTCTTATAAAGGATAAATGTAAACTATGCTTTGTATAAATGTTCCTCTCTGTTAGTTGAGGTGATTTCAATACACGCTCAAGTTTTCTGCCCCTATTTCTGCTCGGCCAATGTTAAATAGTGGTCTTATTTGTGCATCGTGGTGGTTCAGTGGATGTGGGTTTCGAATTGGTGGGCCCCTGACATGATGCTTGATATTATTCCTTTCTTTGAGAGTTGGCACAGTTTCACTCTGTCTAATAGTCATAGGTCTTTTGTGTGTGATTCCGTGAGCTACACATTTGGCTAGGTTTGGCCAATTTTTCTCCAGCTATTTTATCGTAAGTCACTTTCATGTCGTTGCAGTTACATGCTCTCATAGAATATGAGACTGTGGAAGCTACTGAGAAAGCGGTGAGTATCAagtctttttaaatttaatactGTAAAACATTTATtactacaaaaattaaatgaGCTGTCTCTGCAGGAATTGACTTTTCTCTGATGACTTGATTAGGTTGCTGCTTTGAATAATGAAGAGGACTGGAGGAATGGCATGCATGTCAAGATTCTTAAGCGCATGGTAGTCAGTTTCaaatttcctctctttctctgcaTGATCAAAGATTGGACATTCGCTTTCCTTCCTCCTTTTTAAAGGGAAGAAATTGTTCCTTTTGCTTCAGGGCAAGCAAGGGCAGAGAAAAGTAAACTGGAGGGTTACTGAATCTGAGAATAATGGTTCTGCTCATTTATTCGATCAAGTTGGTGTTGAGGAAGATTACAAGTTAAGTGAGCATCATGATCGTGTGCCTGATGAAGAGGTGAGCGATTCTGCATCTTTGATGTTGTGACTATGACTTGAGTTAGCTCTTTTATAGTCTAAAATGTTATTTAATTTGGCTTTATCTGGGATGGTAATTTTTGTATAGTAATGTTGACTTAGCTTGCGGGCACCACGCTACGCATGTGTGAAGTTGAGTTGTCACttatgaataataaaaatactgGCTTAGGGGGATAGAAGTTAAATAGAGAGTGAGTGGTTAATCAACAGTAGCCGGTGTTTACTTGATTGAgtgtaaaaggaaaagaaaagtgggTACAATTTTAACCTTATCTATAGGCCTTTCTTTTATCTGTACAAGGATAATTATAGAAGTTCCAGACAAAATGAGGATTTCCAGCTATATACTAGATCAGCAATAGAATTATGCTTTCCTTCCATATTCCCACCTGAATAAAAGAGAGGGGTGATGGTTTAAAGCCAATAGAATAATCTTTTTCCTGCCTTTCAACAATGGATAAATTTGGGGTGCATTAGTGAATGAGCAAACATGGGGAATTTTCAAGCCCTTTTTGTCCCTTTATTGTTATGTCTCTCCTTTCATATACAAGGATGGAGACCGTATTccaaaggagaaaaatgggGATAGAAGTCGAAACCATGGGCGACCAAGGAGATACAATCATCGCGGGATGAATGGACATGGTATGCCATAGTGAATTACTTTATTTCTGTTTGTTCTTTTGTCTTAAATGGTATGGATAGCCAAtggttataaatcttttgccAGGGCATGGAACTACAACTTTTACACACATCGTTGAGCCCTCAAAACCTCCTCCAGGCCCAAGAATGCCTGATGGAACGAGAGGATTCACTATGGGACGTGGTAGACCTCCAGTCCCTGATTTAAGTTAAGCAGATCTACTATCATACGGAGTGAAATGTGAGGTTCATGCTCAGTTAATTAATTGCTCAAAGCTTTAATTGAATGTTTCCGGGTGGTAGTGGACTTATGGTGGATTGATTGTGCGAAAGAGATGGAGCTGGGCATTCATGTTTTGCGAGCAAAGGGATTGTAATTTGGTAGTAAGAAAATTCCGTCAACTGGTCAGCTTGTGCTTTAGCTTCTGATATTGGGACTTCATTGTGAACTTGTGACAAATGCCTATctcacaagtttttttttttttttctgagttgGCGAAAAACTGCTACTTGTCCAGTTTCTGTGAAGTGTGGCATATACAAAAGCTGTGGAGAACAATATTTGAGGTCTTCAAAGATATGTGGAGGTTTAAAACAAGGAATGCCCCAATTTTTGTGGTCTGATTTCATTAACCTCTGCATTTGAAGATAAAGGGTTGGTCATCTCTTCTTCCGCATTTCGTGGCGTCAGGTTCCGTGTTGACAATTTGTCCATGTAAACATTTCAATATTGTTGGGGAAGGTATAAGATGATTGAAAATCTAGACCAAACAATCGAAGGGGTTAAGCTATTAATCAAAGTTAAGAAAGAGAACAAGTTTAGAGACGCAAAGGAAAACAATGGACGACTCTTACATTTTAGATTTACGTAGTTTTAGACGGTGATAAGATcgcttgtgattttttgtgggtTGTGGCGCAATTTCCGTTGGTAGTTGTCTTGTCAACAATTGAAACAGAGTTAACGGCGTCAGTAGAGGGATCAAGGAAGCTGTTTGGCTTAGAGGTTTGGCTAGCAATGTGGAATTTTTGAATTAGATGTATTAGGGGCTAGCGAAACACATTGATGTTGGGTACCGCTTTATTCGTGCTATTGCGTCGTAGAGAACCACGTCCCTCGAGAAAGTGGTAAGAACTTACGTAGCACCGACACTTTTCAAGAACTTTCGTGTCGTACTCGATACTTTCCGATATGTGATTGATGCGTGGTTAGCGCTTTAGGCATGGCAGAGATACGCGAGTCTAGCATATCGACATGCCATATTGACACGCACATAATTAGTTTTAAGTATTCTCAATAAGTTAGGAGTTTTTgaccccctaaaaaaaaaaaaggtatgggtcaaaatataaatttatcaaaaatatatatgtaagtTATATATCCAgtcatcccaaaattaatatacctagtcaacaaaaaaaaaaatctaatcgggAATTCCtaatataagaaaaaattcaccgctaatatttttatatatacgtgacaaattttctgttttctcgAAGATAACTCTCAAAAGGTTCTTTTCTGAGGCATTATTATTTGATTGCAATGTGAACCGCTTGTTGAATTTTTCCAAGCATGGCTTCTGTTATAAGCCTCTGTCTTGCTTTCAAAGTTTTTTTAGCCACTTGGCTGATTTCTTTGGGAATAGAAAACATGAAGGCTGGTTTGAGATTCCAATCTGCATCAAGTAGATAAAAGAGCATGACCATCTATTTGAAGTGCTTGTCAAGATCTTTTCTGGCCATAGAACAACACTTTTGAGCTCTATAGAGTGCTGTCAGGTTTGCCAATGAAGAACAACTAATAATCTAGATAGCATTATCCAAAGTTTGAGTTAGAAAATACATTTGGTCTTGCTCTACGGCTACCTTCCACCAATCTTTCAAAGCTCTTGTGAATCtactagaaaattcaagaaGTACTTTGTAAGTGATGTGTTTAGTAAGGTGCCTAGTAGTCAAACAGGAATGGAATTCTTTGAGTCAATCGGGCCACTTATGGTATGAAAGATCATCTAAGGTGAAGTATACCTTGGATGACGATGAAGTTGGAGTTCTAGTAGGAAAAGTGTTTGGATGTACCACTTCTGGCTTTGAGGCCATATCTTCTTCCGGAACTAGGTATGCCATCATGACATCAGCAGACTGGGAGGATTCATCGGATAATTCGGAATCAGATGAATCAGATAATTCATTTTGAGGACGTTTTGACAGGTTTATGGCAGAGATGGCAGGAATCTGGACTTGGTGTCTAAGAAAACTTTTTAGAGGATTTGACACCATACGTGATTGAGGCGGTGGGGATTTGGGTAAGGGTGGGAGGGGGTGCTGAAGGCGACACTTTGTCTTTCCCTCGAGACactttgtctttttccaattttttcaagcgTTCTCGGAGAGACAAGAAAATGGATTTGGGTGGTGGAGCGGCTGAGTAGAAAACATCTGCAAACAATGAAGACGGTCCTAGAGAGAATTCGGATCTTGGAGTTGAGACAATAGAACGGAATAGAAAAGATTCAGAAGGATAAAAAGACTTTCGACTCTGGACGATTTGGGACTTATGCTTGAGCTTTTCAATTTCAGGGGTCTGGCTTTCCTGTAATGATTGGAAGGAATCTGCTTAATCTCAAATATATGAAGCCTCTTCTGAACGTCTTCTAACATCTTCTTGGACACAGCAGTCGTCTGCTCTACTTGTTCAAGTCGGACATCGATCGTATTAGGGATCACATTCTGAGCAAGAGCATTTTCTGTCCGCCAATTCAAGATAGTCTCGGAGGGAATGGATCTTTTGAGTCGTTCGTGAGCATCGACATCATTGGAAGCAAGTATCTTGGGTGCATGATAATATCTCTACTGTGGGCCAGAGAATTTCTTCAAAGGAGGAAATTTGATTCCGGTAGGTTCAAGGCTTAAGGGCTGGACCGGTGGGAAGTCTTAAGGTTGGAACATACAAATGCTGGATAATACTAGAGGTGGTTTTGGCTTGGGAACGCATGTGTGCGGTCAGGAGAGTTCGGTGGgataagagttttttttttacccgtTTTTGGATCGGCTTACGTAAAGGAGAAGTAACAGATTCCTTTGGCGACGAAGGTGGAGATGGTGAAGGCTTAAGTTTATCTGGACAAGAAGGTGGTGATGTGATTTTCTAAGGAGGCTTTGGTGTGCCATATTCAATCATGAACTGGTTTGCAATTTAAAAATCAGTTTCGAGAGTTTGTGGACATCCGAAAACTTTTATCTCCAGAGTTTGTGGACATCCACTACTTCTGTgcgtctgttttttttttttttaattcttaaaaaaaaatacaaaaaggaagaggcaagaaaaaagaataaaagtgaaatgacaaaaatgcccttgcgATCAGGCTCTTGCctggaatttttccaaaatgacatGACACACCCTAATTCAAAATACACCAAATCGGAAAAAGAGGGTGTGCGTGAGTGAACTCACGCTTTTCTCGGAGATGTTAAATCGGTGGCAGCGAAATTCGTTGTTGAAATCCCCTTACGAAAATTGCGGGAAAAACATTCAGAATTTCAAAGATCATctcgaaatttataaaaaggaaaaagaaaaaaaagttatgagaGGCGATTTTGAATTTCGAGCAAAAttagggtctgtatggtaacattctagaaaaagtgtttctgttcccaaagtattcccggaacactttgggaacataaACGCGTATGTTaaaaaattgttctaaaagtATTCCGAGTACttttaagaaacaaaaatattttggagcaaaaataagaaacaaaaaaaaaattatttctgaattttggaacactttttagaaacatcTCGAGGGCAGTCACCATAGCCCACTatcgtcggcgaggagttgacgccgccgccgccgccaccgcccgtCGTAGGTCGCCGGCAGCGGCGGTTGAGGatctttctttttggtgaaaaaatatttttttttttttgtatttgtcaaACGTatttctgttcttgaaaattATAGCCTGCaacagaaatataaaaaaatatttctattctaaatatGTTCCTTAGTAACAAAAATGTTACCGTACAGATCTTTA
The sequence above is drawn from the Rhodamnia argentea isolate NSW1041297 chromosome 9, ASM2092103v1, whole genome shotgun sequence genome and encodes:
- the LOC125316532 gene encoding la-related protein 6A-like isoform X1, translated to MSPDGEVEPAFAGNGEVAGLPLPPPRHDHAIVGSPEEKGSEDQSPSSDEDVAPDHGNDEGLAHSVATGFLTDDLKRKIIRQVEYYFSDENLPTDKYMTSLIKKNKQGFVPIGLVASFRKMKKLTQDHSAVTTALKESTFLVVSSDGKKVKRLHPLPSTEALFRTVLVENLPEDHSVENLERIFVEVGKVKSISVHDPSAVEEPKKHGKSEKLHSTKLHALIEYETVEATEKAVAALNNEEDWRNGMHVKILKRMGKQGQRKVNWRVTESENNGSAHLFDQVGVEEDYKLSEHHDRVPDEEDGDRIPKEKNGDRSRNHGRPRRYNHRGMNGHGHGTTTFTHIVEPSKPPPGPRMPDGTRGFTMGRGRPPVPDLS
- the LOC125316532 gene encoding la-related protein 6A-like isoform X2, which encodes MSPDGEVEPAFAGNGEVAGLPLPPPRHDHAIVGSPEEKGSEDQSPSSDEDVAPDHGNDEGLAHSVATGFLTDDLKRKIIRQVEYYFSDENLPTDKYMTSLIKKNKQGFVPIGLVASFRKMKKLTQDHSAVTTALKESTFLVVSSDGKKVKRLHPLPSTEALFRTVLVENLPEDHSVENLERIFVEVGKVKSISVHDPSAVEEPKKHGKSEKLHSTKLHALIEYETVEATEKAVAALNNEEDWRNGMHVKILKRMGKQGQRKVNWRVTESENNGSAHLFDQVGVEEDYKLSEHHDRVPDEEVSDSASLIIIFFLPFNNG